A genomic stretch from Achromobacter spanius includes:
- the rsmB gene encoding 16S rRNA (cytosine(967)-C(5))-methyltransferase RsmB has product MSTRSDSPHLAPPLSSVLLSSAGVVEGVLDGRSLTDALTDVSAALRPATQAVSFHAMRYLGWADAVGRELVQRYPSVLFESLLLVSLTLLKEEGEAAAQLPGMPVYAAHTVVDQAVTAASNTRSLASFKGMLNACLRRFLRERAALEAAVADSPEAQWNHPGWWVKQLGIAYPQDWQRILESANVPAPLTLRVNRRRASREQVLAAFEAAGLEAQPVGQAGVVLGSPKPVTQLPGFAEGWWSVQDAGAQLAAELLAPTDGMRVLDACSAPGGKTAHLLELADIDLVALDADGERLERVEQNLDRLGLASKRVQLEAADAADLDAWWDGKPFDAVLADVPCTASGIVRRHPDIRWLRRENDVRRTATLQARILDSLWKTVAPGGRLLYVTCSVFPIEGARQALEFLQRHPEAQRLDAPGQLLPVALNATPVEQHDGFFYALFAKQS; this is encoded by the coding sequence ATGTCCACGCGTTCCGACTCCCCCCATCTTGCTCCCCCGCTGTCCTCCGTTCTTCTTTCCAGCGCGGGGGTGGTCGAGGGCGTGCTGGACGGCCGTTCCCTGACGGACGCGTTGACCGACGTCAGTGCTGCCCTGCGCCCGGCCACCCAGGCGGTCTCGTTTCATGCGATGCGCTACCTGGGTTGGGCCGATGCCGTGGGCCGGGAATTGGTGCAGCGCTACCCCAGCGTGTTGTTCGAATCGCTGCTGCTGGTGTCCTTGACGTTGCTGAAAGAAGAGGGCGAGGCCGCTGCGCAGTTGCCGGGCATGCCGGTCTACGCGGCCCACACGGTGGTGGATCAGGCCGTGACAGCCGCCTCCAACACCCGCAGCCTGGCGTCGTTCAAGGGCATGTTGAATGCCTGCCTGCGCCGTTTTCTGCGCGAACGCGCGGCGCTGGAAGCCGCGGTGGCCGACAGCCCCGAGGCGCAATGGAATCACCCCGGCTGGTGGGTCAAGCAATTGGGAATCGCCTACCCGCAGGACTGGCAGCGGATTCTTGAATCGGCCAATGTGCCGGCGCCCCTGACGCTGCGGGTCAACCGCCGCCGCGCCAGCCGCGAACAGGTGCTGGCCGCCTTCGAAGCCGCGGGTCTGGAAGCGCAACCGGTTGGCCAGGCCGGCGTGGTGCTTGGCAGCCCCAAGCCCGTGACGCAGTTGCCCGGCTTTGCCGAAGGCTGGTGGTCGGTGCAGGATGCGGGCGCGCAGTTGGCGGCTGAGCTGCTGGCGCCCACCGACGGCATGCGGGTGTTGGACGCCTGCTCGGCGCCCGGCGGCAAGACGGCGCATCTGCTGGAACTGGCCGATATCGACCTGGTGGCGCTGGACGCCGACGGCGAACGGCTGGAACGGGTGGAGCAAAACCTGGACCGGCTGGGCCTGGCAAGCAAGCGCGTGCAGCTGGAAGCGGCCGACGCGGCTGACCTGGACGCCTGGTGGGACGGCAAGCCCTTTGACGCGGTGCTGGCGGACGTGCCCTGCACGGCCTCGGGTATCGTGCGCCGTCACCCCGACATCCGCTGGCTGCGCCGGGAAAACGATGTGCGCCGCACGGCCACGTTGCAGGCCCGGATTCTGGATTCCCTATGGAAAACCGTCGCGCCCGGTGGCCGTCTGCTGTATGTGACGTGCTCGGTCTTCCCGATTGAAGGGGCGCGCCAGGCGCTTGAGTTCCTGCAGCGTCATCCCGAGGCCCAACGGTTGGACGCGCCCGGGCAGTTGCTGCCAGTTGCGCTCAATGCAACACCCGTCGAGCAACATGACGGCTTTTTCTATGCCTTGTTTGCCAAGCAGTCCTGA
- a CDS encoding DUF4390 domain-containing protein yields MSIISRLFLGLLLVSTLLSTVPGGEVHAAEPQVTRVEPVVRNGKLEFDADIEFELNQQLRDAAQRGIPLYFTADLTVTRERWWWFDESLVDTSRTWRVIYNALTRQWRAGVGELSFPVASLDDAMSVIRHIRNWSVADAADFDADVLYGGQIRLRLDTSLLPRPFQVNALNSSSWAQSTPWMDFSFTLSDKEKNPS; encoded by the coding sequence ATGTCCATTATTTCGCGTTTATTTCTTGGCTTGTTGCTGGTATCTACCTTGCTTTCCACGGTGCCGGGCGGCGAGGTGCATGCCGCGGAACCGCAGGTGACGCGGGTTGAACCGGTGGTGCGCAATGGCAAGCTTGAATTCGATGCGGATATCGAATTTGAACTGAATCAGCAGTTGCGGGACGCGGCCCAGCGCGGCATCCCGCTGTATTTCACGGCCGACCTGACCGTGACGCGCGAACGCTGGTGGTGGTTTGACGAGTCGCTGGTGGACACCTCGCGCACCTGGCGCGTCATCTATAACGCGCTGACGCGGCAATGGCGGGCGGGCGTGGGCGAACTGTCTTTTCCGGTGGCGTCGCTGGACGACGCGATGAGCGTCATCCGGCATATACGTAATTGGTCGGTGGCGGATGCCGCCGATTTTGATGCCGACGTGCTCTACGGCGGACAGATTCGGCTGCGGCTGGATACCTCGCTGCTGCCCCGTCCGTTTCAGGTCAACGCCTTGAACAGCAGTTCGTGGGCGCAGAGCACGCCCTGGATGGACTTCTCGTTCACGCTGAGCGACAAGGAGAAGAATCCCTCATGA
- a CDS encoding response regulator → MARILVVDDEVGIRELLSEILYDEGHTVELAENAAQARAARLRMRPDLVLLDIWMPDTDGVSLLKEWGSQGLLDMPVIMMSGHATIDTAVEATRIGAMDFLEKPITLQRLLKTVAAGLARGRAPQPAPVAAHSAAANTAVALEDELDPPMLTAAPANDVPVASNGQLGSISLDQPLREARDEFERIYFEYHLVRESHSMTRVSERTGLERTHLYRKLKQLGIESARKRST, encoded by the coding sequence ATGGCCAGAATTCTGGTGGTTGACGACGAAGTCGGTATACGCGAGCTTTTGTCAGAGATCCTTTACGACGAAGGGCACACGGTCGAACTGGCCGAAAACGCGGCGCAAGCGCGCGCGGCACGCCTTCGCATGCGTCCTGATCTGGTGTTGCTGGATATCTGGATGCCCGACACGGATGGCGTAAGTTTGCTGAAAGAGTGGGGCTCGCAAGGCCTGCTGGACATGCCGGTGATCATGATGAGCGGCCACGCCACCATCGACACCGCGGTTGAAGCCACGCGCATCGGCGCCATGGATTTCCTGGAAAAGCCCATTACGCTGCAACGCTTGCTCAAGACCGTGGCGGCGGGCCTGGCGCGCGGGCGCGCACCGCAACCGGCGCCTGTCGCCGCGCATTCGGCGGCCGCCAACACGGCCGTGGCGCTTGAAGATGAACTGGATCCTCCCATGTTGACGGCGGCGCCCGCCAACGACGTGCCGGTGGCGTCCAACGGTCAACTGGGCAGCATTTCGCTGGACCAGCCCTTGCGCGAAGCGCGCGACGAGTTCGAACGCATCTATTTCGAATACCACCTGGTACGCGAAAGCCACAGCATGACGCGCGTGTCCGAGCGCACCGGCCTGGAACGCACCCACCTGTATCGCAAGCTCAAGCAGTTGGGCATTGAATCGGCGCGCAAGCGCAGCACATGA
- a CDS encoding sensor histidine kinase yields MRLLLRLALMVGAVSGLALLGLLAWSTGNASRFARYYDTLLVLNGIFALALFVWVVALTVRLARQIRRRQFGARLTARFSLAFALIGVVPGALIYTVSVQFMSRSIESWFNVRVDTALEAGLNLGRAALDSLLADLDARARSMAVELNRNTDSGVTLALTRLREANGVQEAMVFTGSGRMVAFSTSQYGQLLPAMPPSTVMNQLRLARGYSAAEADDPVTAGAEGGLHLRVVIPLTGPERYDNLLGSSEPRWLQLLQPVPEQIAHNANLVQQGFRDYQELALSRLGLRKLYGITLTLALLLAAFGAIAVALSLSKRLVRPLLSLAGGTQAVGVGDYRPLPEPPERDEVGQLTRSFNAMTRQLDEARRMVESNRQQLERSNVYLESVLSNLSSGVLVFDESFRVTTVNQGAQTILGVDLRSVIGRPLETVDGMLEFANIVRQAFSTHAAVGSERQHWQQQFEINPGQGDATTVPQPLTLLARGTHLRVDGRGNGYLVVFDDITEVISANRTVAWGEVARRLAHEIKNPLTPIQLSAERLAMKLEGKLQPAEAQIVQRSTNTIVNQVASLKQMVDDFREYARTPPAVMQRIDFNALVADVLSLYGWEPDGGASRNTGKAMNLDVTLAPGLPEIEGDPTQLRQVIHNLLSNARDAIAELGGQGRVSVTTQLMRSEQPDRADQQALRFTVADTGPGFPAQVMQRAFEPYVTTKSHGTGLGLAIVRKIVEEHGGRIDLANRKEGGARISILLTRLAIGADTMDATAQEKDNAATQ; encoded by the coding sequence ATGAGGCTGTTGCTCCGGCTGGCCCTGATGGTAGGTGCCGTAAGCGGCCTGGCGTTGCTGGGCTTGCTGGCATGGTCCACGGGCAACGCCTCGCGCTTTGCGCGCTATTACGACACGCTGCTGGTGTTGAACGGCATCTTCGCCCTGGCGCTGTTTGTCTGGGTGGTGGCGCTGACGGTGCGGCTGGCGCGCCAGATTCGGCGCCGGCAGTTTGGCGCGCGGCTGACCGCGCGCTTTTCCTTGGCGTTCGCGCTGATCGGCGTGGTGCCGGGCGCCCTGATCTACACCGTGTCCGTGCAGTTCATGTCGCGGTCCATTGAATCGTGGTTCAACGTGCGGGTGGATACGGCGCTGGAAGCCGGCCTGAACCTGGGCCGCGCGGCGCTCGACTCGCTGTTGGCCGATCTGGATGCGCGCGCGCGCTCCATGGCCGTCGAACTGAACCGCAACACGGACAGCGGCGTGACGCTGGCGCTGACCCGGCTGCGCGAGGCCAATGGCGTGCAAGAGGCGATGGTGTTCACGGGCAGCGGCCGCATGGTGGCGTTTTCCACCAGCCAGTACGGTCAGTTGCTGCCCGCCATGCCCCCGTCCACCGTTATGAACCAGCTTCGGCTGGCGCGCGGCTATTCCGCGGCCGAAGCGGACGACCCGGTCACGGCGGGCGCTGAAGGCGGGCTGCATCTGCGTGTGGTGATTCCGCTGACCGGGCCCGAACGCTACGACAACCTGCTGGGGTCGTCCGAACCGCGCTGGCTGCAACTGCTGCAGCCGGTGCCGGAGCAGATCGCGCACAACGCCAATCTGGTGCAGCAGGGGTTTCGGGATTATCAGGAACTGGCACTGTCGCGTCTGGGGCTGCGCAAGCTTTACGGCATCACCCTGACCTTGGCGCTGCTCTTGGCCGCGTTCGGCGCCATCGCGGTGGCGCTGTCGCTGTCCAAGCGGCTGGTGCGCCCCTTGCTCAGCCTGGCGGGCGGTACGCAGGCGGTGGGCGTGGGCGATTACCGGCCGCTGCCCGAGCCCCCGGAGCGCGACGAAGTCGGCCAGTTGACGCGCTCGTTCAACGCCATGACGCGCCAGCTGGATGAAGCGCGCCGCATGGTCGAGAGCAATCGCCAGCAGTTGGAGCGCTCCAACGTCTACCTGGAAAGCGTGCTGTCGAACCTGTCCTCCGGGGTGCTGGTGTTTGATGAGTCGTTCCGCGTGACCACCGTCAACCAGGGCGCCCAGACCATTCTGGGAGTCGACCTGCGTTCGGTGATCGGCCGCCCGCTGGAAACGGTGGACGGCATGCTTGAATTTGCGAACATTGTTCGACAGGCCTTTTCCACCCACGCGGCGGTCGGGTCGGAACGTCAGCATTGGCAGCAGCAGTTTGAGATCAACCCGGGCCAGGGTGATGCCACCACCGTGCCCCAACCGCTGACCCTGCTGGCGCGCGGCACCCATCTGCGCGTGGACGGGCGAGGCAACGGCTATCTGGTGGTGTTCGACGACATTACCGAAGTGATCTCCGCCAACCGCACCGTGGCCTGGGGCGAAGTGGCGCGGCGACTGGCGCACGAGATCAAGAACCCGCTCACGCCCATCCAGTTGTCGGCCGAACGGTTGGCCATGAAGCTGGAAGGCAAGCTGCAACCGGCGGAAGCGCAGATCGTCCAGCGGTCCACCAATACCATCGTCAATCAGGTGGCTTCGCTGAAGCAGATGGTGGACGATTTCCGTGAATACGCCCGCACGCCGCCCGCCGTGATGCAGCGCATTGACTTCAATGCGCTGGTGGCCGACGTGCTGTCGCTGTATGGCTGGGAGCCTGATGGCGGGGCGTCCCGCAACACCGGCAAGGCCATGAACCTGGATGTGACGCTGGCGCCGGGCCTGCCCGAGATCGAGGGTGACCCGACCCAACTGCGCCAGGTCATCCACAACCTGCTGTCCAACGCGCGCGACGCGATCGCCGAGCTGGGCGGCCAGGGGCGGGTCAGCGTGACGACGCAGTTGATGCGCAGCGAACAGCCCGACCGCGCCGACCAGCAAGCCTTGAGATTTACCGTGGCAGACACCGGGCCGGGCTTTCCGGCTCAGGTGATGCAGCGTGCGTTCGAGCCCTACGTAACCACAAAGTCCCACGGGACTGGGTTAGGATTGGCAATCGTACGCAAGATTGTGGAAGAGCACGGCGGACGTATCGACCTTGCGAATCGCAAGGAAGGGGGCGCGCGGATTTCCATCTTGCTGACCCGGTTGGCGATCGGGGCAGATACTATGGACGCGACCGCGCAAGAAAAGGATAATGCGGCTACGCAATAG